ACCTCGTCGTTGATGCGGTCTTCGAGCGAAAGTTCGTCGAGCAGGGCGCTGTGGACGCGCTCCGTCATGGCAGGCAGCGCCGCGGTTGCGATGAACTCGCCCTTCACCAGTTTTTTCGAGATCTCGCGGGCCAGGTAGCCCACATATTCTTTGGAGAAGACCATGAGCGCGCAATCATGCGATATAAAACATTGCAGTTTAACACAGCGAGCGAGGGTGTTTTTCCGGGTGCAGCGTTGACCCGTTTCGCCCTGCGTAGTAAGGTACGCAGGCACTCGTACTGGTGAAGCGCGGCACGGCCGGCGCGCGGGTTTCAGGGAGCCAACATGATGGAAGCACTGGGAATGATAGAGACCAAGGGCCTGGTCGGCTCGATCGAAGCCGCTGACGCCGCGGTAAAAGCCGCCAACGTGCAACTGGTTCATAAGGAATACATCGGGGCGGGGTTTGTAACCGTGATCGTCCGCGGCGACGTGGCCAGCGTAAAGGCCGCCACCGATGCCGGGGCCGCCGCAGCGCGTCGCGTCGGCGAACTGGTAGCGGTGCACGTGATCCCGCGTCCGCACGGCGACCTGGAGAGCTCAATGCCGATGATCAGTGGTGCCGCGCCCAAGACCAAGAAGGCAAGCGCCGACTAAAGTTCAATGGGGTGATTGTGTAATCGGGTAAAGCGCCGAACCATTCGGTCCCCGCGTTACACAATGACCCGATTACCGATATCACTTTTCCGTGGCCCAAGATCCCACATCTTCTGTTGCCGTTGCCGCCGCGCCGCAGAGCAAAGACGAGCGCTCCGTCGCCGAGGCCCGCGATTTGATCGAGCGCGCCTACAAGGCGTTTCTCGAATTCCAGGGCTTTACGCAAGAACAAGTGGACCGCGTGGTGGACGCGGTGGCCGCCGCCGCTACCGCGAACGCCGAGAAGCTGGCGCGCATCGCGGTGGAAGAGACCACCTACGGCGTGGTCGAGCACAAAATCCTCAAGAACCTGTTTTCATCACAGCGCGTGTACGAAGCGATCCGGCCGCTGAAGACGGTGGGAGTGGTGCGCGAGGACAAAGGCCAGGGCATCATCGAAATTGCCGTGCCGGTCGGTGTCGTAGCCGCGATCCTGCCGTCCACGAACCCGACATCGACCGCGATTTACAAAATCCTGATCGCCATCAAGGGGCGGAATGCGATCGTGCTCAGCCCGCATCCCACAGCTCTGCGCTGCAGTTGCGAGGCGGCGGCGATCATGAGAGAGGCTGCGGCGAAGGCGGGCGCGCCGCCGGACGTGATCTGCTGCTTCAACACGCCCAGCCTTCCGGGAACGCAGGAGTTGATGAAGCACCGGCGCACGAGCGTCATCCTGGCTACGGGTGGCATGGGAATGGTGCGCGCCGCGTACAGTTCGGGCAAGCCGGCCTTCGGAGTAGGCCCGGGTAACGTGCCGGCGTTCATCGACAAAAGCGCCGATCTGCCCAAGGCCGTGGCCGACGTTGTCTTCGGAAAAACATTCGACAACGGGACCATCTGTTCCTCGGAACAGGCGATCGTGGTGGAAGAATCGCTGCGCGAGCCGATCCTGAAGGAGCTGGCAAAAAACGGGGCACACCTGCTGAGCCGGGAAGACGCCGAGAAGCTCGGCAAGCAAATGGTGAACACGGAGACACACACGATCTGCCCCAAGTTCGTGGGCAAGACGGGCGCGAAAGTAGCGGAACTGGCCGGCCTGCACGCTCCGGCCAATGCGCGTCTGCTGGTGGCGGTGCTGGATAAAGTCGGGCGCGACGAGCCTCTCTCTGCGGAAAAGCTTTCGCCGGTACTGGCGCTGTACCTGGAGAAGGACCGCGCGTCGGCGATGGCGCGTTGCGTGGAACTGTTGCGCTTCGGCGGCCTCGGCCACACCTGCGCCATCCACGCCAAGGATGACGCCGTCATCCGCGAATACGGCATGAAGATGCCGGCCTATCGCGTGGTGGTGAACAGTCCTTCGCCGCAAGGATCGATAGGATCGTCCACCAACCTGTTTCCGGCGATGACGTTGGGATGCGGCGCCGCCGGCGGCAACATCACCTCGGACAATATCTCGCCGCTGCACCTGATCAACCTGCGCCGGATTGCTTATGAGGCAAGGCCGGTAACCGCGGTTTCCAGTTTCCAGGTGCCCGTTGCCGGCGGCACAGCAGCTGCGGCGGTGAGTTGCGGTGCGTGCGCGGCGCCCGCCCAGGAAGCTGCGCCCGCCGGAACCGGGGTGAACTGGTCGGTGGCGCGCGCGGTGGACCGATTTCTGGCAGGCAAGCACGGCGGAACATCTGCCCCGGCGCCTTCTGCCAGTTCCTCCAGTTCCGTGGCTACACCAGCGCCAACCGCGACCGAAAAGAAGGGTGCGCCGGCCGCGGCCATGCCTAAGCCTCGTCCGGTTGACTTTGTGAGCGAGGCGGAAATCCGCGCCGCGGTCAAGCGCAAGTCCAAGATCCTGGTGGGACCCAAGACGATCATCACGCCAGCCGCGCGCGACCTCGCCGCGGAGTATGATGTACTGGTGAGAGTGGATTAAGTGCCTAGACTGCCACGCTTATCCATCATGCAAGACGACCTGACCACCCTGAAAGACGACATGACGGCCTTTATCGAAGGGCACGGCATGCGCCGCTTCCACGGCTACGTCAGCGACGAGGTCACCAGCGTCATGTGGGACCCGCGCGACAACGTGGACAGCTGGAAGGATTTTGTCGAGCTCGCCAAGGCGGCGGGCGCACCGTTCCTGACAATGAATGATGTCGTTCTCGACCGCGAGGACGTGGACTACCTGGTGGAGCGCCTGCGGAACTCCAATTACACGAATGAAGAGGACGTCGAGGAGGCGCGCTGGCTGCGCACCTACATCGGAAAGACCGGGTTCGTGCAGTTGGGCTGGCCCTACCAGAGCACGATGTTCCTCTGCGAAATTTCCACGGAATGGTACGACCGCTATCAGCGCCTGCTCGATGCCGCCGAAGAGTATGGCGGCATCATGATCGACGAGCCGGACGATCCCGACGAGGAACGCTAAGCGTAGCTCGCAGCTGGGGGCGGCCAGGCTCGGGCAAACGCCTCACAGCGTCATCCCCGCACTCCGTGATAACGTTCTCCCGTGCGCTGGCAATTGCGAACGGCCGATGAATCGCAAGTCACCCGGTTGGCGGAAGAGACCAAGCTTCCACCGGTGGTCGCGCGCTTGCTGGTTGCACGCGGCATTTCCGGCGGGGCAGCGGCACAGCGATTCCTGCGTCCGTCAATCGATCAACTGCACTCGCCACTCCTGATGCTGGGCATGGCCAAGGCCGCCGAGCGGCTGCGCCGAGCCATCGCCAATCGCGAGCAAATCCTGATCTACGGCGACTACGACGTGGACGGCACCACCGCCGTCGTGATTCTGAAGACCGCGATCGAGCTCTGCGGCGGTAGCGCCGATTTTCACGTGCCTCATCGCATCCGCGAAGGCTACGGCATGAAGGACGACGTTATCGAGCGCGCGGCGGCGGCTGGCGTGTCGCTGATCATCAGCGTGGATACGGGTATCCGCGCCTTCGCCGCCGCGGAGACGGCGCGACGCGCCGGGGTGGACCTGGTGGTCACCGACCACCACTTGCCAGATGAGCATGGCGTGCCGCCGGCGCTGGCGGTGCTGAACCCGAACCAGGCAGGGTGCGCGTACCCGTGCAAGGCGCTGTGTGGCGCGGGCGTGGCATTCAAGCTGGCGCAAGTGCTGCTGGAGGAGACGGACCGCGCGCGCCTGCTGCCGTCATTCCTCAAGATGGTGGCGGTGGCCACGATTGCCGATGCGGTGCCGCTGGTCGGGGAAAACCGGGTCTTTGCCAAGCTGGGGCTCGATGGCCTGCGCCATCCGGTGAATGCGGGCCTGAAAGCGCTGCTCGAAGTCGCGTCGCTGAGCGCGAAAAAGCTGGACGCCACCGACATCGCGTTCCGCGTCGCTCCTCGCTTGAACGCCGCCGGAAGAATGGATGTCGCGCAGGACGTTATCGAGCTTTTCAGCGTGAAAGACGCAGACCGGGCGCGCGAGATCGCGGCGCGGCTGAACCAGCTCAATGCCGACCGCCAGGAAGAAGAGAAGCGCATTTTCAACGCCGTGGAGGAGCGGCTGGCTAGCGCGCCCGAGGTCAGGGATAGCTACTGCCTGGTCATCGACGGCGACGAATGGCATCGCGGCGTGATCGGCATTGCCGCCACCCGGGTGGTCGAACGCTACGGGCGCCCGGCGCTGGTTCTGTCGCGGGAAGACGGCGAAGCGTACGGCTCGGGCCGCTCGATTCCCGCCTTTCACCTGCTGGACGCGTTGGAATCTTGTCGCGGGATGTTCACGCGCTTCGGCGGTCACGCTCATGCGGTCGGTTTTTCGCTGCCCTGCGATCGCGTATCGGCACTGCGTTCGGCGCTCGATGCCTACGCGCGTGAGCGGCTGACGCCGGCCGACTTCGAGCGCGTGCTGGACTATGACGGCGAGTTGCCGCTGCATGAGGTGACACCCGCCATCTACGAATCGGTGCAACGGCTGGAGCCGTTCGGCATGGGCAATCCCGAGCCGGTGTTCGTGGCGCGCGGCGCTCGCGTCGCCTATCCGCCTAAGATCTTGAAAGAGAAACACGTCAAAATGCGCCTGGCCATCGGCGCCGGAAAGCAGGCGCGCGGAATTGATGCGCTCGGTTGGCGCATGGCGGAGCAGGTGCAGCAATCATCGATTCTGGCGGGTGATGCCGTGGACGTGGCGTTCACACTGGAGCTCAACGATCATCCCGAGTTTGGCGGCCTGGAGCTGCGACTCGAGGATATTGTCAGGGTAAAAGCGGAAGTAGCGGCCACGATGGCGACTTCGGGCTAGTTCACGAACATCAGCCTTTCCGGCAAAGGCTCTTTCTCGGGGAATTGTCTTTGGTTCGTGCGGCAGCGCGCCGTGCCCCGCGCGTGCCAAGTGCTGCTCGCGGTGCTATAGTTCCGGGTCTGCTCATCCCTCTGTGAGGCGCCCATGACCCGAGACGAAATCATCGCCAAATACAAGCAATATCTGTTCCCATCCGTAACCACCTACTTCACTGATCCGCTGGTTACCGATCATGCCAGCATGCAGCACTTGTGGGACGTGGACGGCAAAAAGTACCTGGACTTTTTTGGCGGGATCGTAACCATCTCGGTGGGGCACGCGAATCCGCGGGTAACGACAAAGATCAAGGCGCAGATCGACAAGCTGCAGCACGCCTCCACTGTCCTGCCGAATGAAGCGATCGTGGCCCTGGCAGAGAAGCTGGCCAAGGTTGCGCCGGGCGGGATCAGCAAGTCGTATTTCACCAACAGTGGCACGGAGGCAAATGAGACCGCGGTGCAGGCAGCACGCACTCATACCGGGCGCTTCGAAATTGTCGCCCTCCGCCACGGATATAGCGGGCGCTCGCAGACCGCGCAATCGCTCACCGGGCAATATACCTGGCGCGCATCGCTGCCGGCGGCATTCGGCGTGGTGCACGCGATCAATCCTTATTGCTACCGGTGCCCGTTCGGATTGAAGTATCCCGATTGCGGGGTGAAGTGCGCACACGACGTGGAGAACGTAATTCAGACGTCGACCTCGGGGGCAGTTGCGGCATTCCTGGCGGAACCGATCCAGGGACTGGGCGGGTTCATCACGCCGCCGCCGGAGTATTTCAAAATTGTTTTCAACATCGTGAAGAAGTACGGCGGCGAGTTCATCAGCGACGAGGTGCAAACCG
The Terriglobales bacterium genome window above contains:
- a CDS encoding aspartate aminotransferase family protein, whose protein sequence is MTRDEIIAKYKQYLFPSVTTYFTDPLVTDHASMQHLWDVDGKKYLDFFGGIVTISVGHANPRVTTKIKAQIDKLQHASTVLPNEAIVALAEKLAKVAPGGISKSYFTNSGTEANETAVQAARTHTGRFEIVALRHGYSGRSQTAQSLTGQYTWRASLPAAFGVVHAINPYCYRCPFGLKYPDCGVKCAHDVENVIQTSTSGAVAAFLAEPIQGLGGFITPPPEYFKIVFNIVKKYGGEFISDEVQTGWGRTGKKWFGIEHWEVTPDIITAAKGLGNGVPIGLTMTKPEIANSFKGLQISTFGGNPVTSVAAKAVIDIIEEDRLMDNAHTVGQHFRDGLEVLKDKYELIGDVRGMGLMQALELVKDRKSKEPAPQETNRLLDEAKRAGLIIGKGGLYGNAIRMSPPLNISKADVDEAIRALDKAFAAVTQAQPTTAAAR
- a CDS encoding aldehyde dehydrogenase family protein codes for the protein MAQDPTSSVAVAAAPQSKDERSVAEARDLIERAYKAFLEFQGFTQEQVDRVVDAVAAAATANAEKLARIAVEETTYGVVEHKILKNLFSSQRVYEAIRPLKTVGVVREDKGQGIIEIAVPVGVVAAILPSTNPTSTAIYKILIAIKGRNAIVLSPHPTALRCSCEAAAIMREAAAKAGAPPDVICCFNTPSLPGTQELMKHRRTSVILATGGMGMVRAAYSSGKPAFGVGPGNVPAFIDKSADLPKAVADVVFGKTFDNGTICSSEQAIVVEESLREPILKELAKNGAHLLSREDAEKLGKQMVNTETHTICPKFVGKTGAKVAELAGLHAPANARLLVAVLDKVGRDEPLSAEKLSPVLALYLEKDRASAMARCVELLRFGGLGHTCAIHAKDDAVIREYGMKMPAYRVVVNSPSPQGSIGSSTNLFPAMTLGCGAAGGNITSDNISPLHLINLRRIAYEARPVTAVSSFQVPVAGGTAAAAVSCGACAAPAQEAAPAGTGVNWSVARAVDRFLAGKHGGTSAPAPSASSSSSVATPAPTATEKKGAPAAAMPKPRPVDFVSEAEIRAAVKRKSKILVGPKTIITPAARDLAAEYDVLVRVD
- a CDS encoding DUF507 family protein, producing MVFSKEYVGYLAREISKKLVKGEFIATAALPAMTERVHSALLDELSLEDRINDEVRVILETYSDEMRKTGANYQEMFKKVKNELVRKYKAVL
- the recJ gene encoding single-stranded-DNA-specific exonuclease RecJ, which codes for MRWQLRTADESQVTRLAEETKLPPVVARLLVARGISGGAAAQRFLRPSIDQLHSPLLMLGMAKAAERLRRAIANREQILIYGDYDVDGTTAVVILKTAIELCGGSADFHVPHRIREGYGMKDDVIERAAAAGVSLIISVDTGIRAFAAAETARRAGVDLVVTDHHLPDEHGVPPALAVLNPNQAGCAYPCKALCGAGVAFKLAQVLLEETDRARLLPSFLKMVAVATIADAVPLVGENRVFAKLGLDGLRHPVNAGLKALLEVASLSAKKLDATDIAFRVAPRLNAAGRMDVAQDVIELFSVKDADRAREIAARLNQLNADRQEEEKRIFNAVEERLASAPEVRDSYCLVIDGDEWHRGVIGIAATRVVERYGRPALVLSREDGEAYGSGRSIPAFHLLDALESCRGMFTRFGGHAHAVGFSLPCDRVSALRSALDAYARERLTPADFERVLDYDGELPLHEVTPAIYESVQRLEPFGMGNPEPVFVARGARVAYPPKILKEKHVKMRLAIGAGKQARGIDALGWRMAEQVQQSSILAGDAVDVAFTLELNDHPEFGGLELRLEDIVRVKAEVAATMATSG
- a CDS encoding BMC domain-containing protein, coding for MMEALGMIETKGLVGSIEAADAAVKAANVQLVHKEYIGAGFVTVIVRGDVASVKAATDAGAAAARRVGELVAVHVIPRPHGDLESSMPMISGAAPKTKKASAD